A single genomic interval of Lynx canadensis isolate LIC74 chromosome A2, mLynCan4.pri.v2, whole genome shotgun sequence harbors:
- the LOC115509359 gene encoding LOW QUALITY PROTEIN: zinc finger protein 277-like (The sequence of the model RefSeq protein was modified relative to this genomic sequence to represent the inferred CDS: inserted 1 base in 1 codon; substituted 1 base at 1 genomic stop codon) — MAAPETQGAAAXGEEDCKSNHRESGSVSFEXKDYILELLSLPESPGGTTALEGSPSCENLVFSVPCIFCEEHFPMDEQDKLLKHMIIEHKMVTADVRLVADFQRYILYWRKRFTEQPVTDFCSVIRIKYTAPLEEEDNYFLLCDVLPEDRVLREELQKQRLKEILKQQQQERNDNNFHGICMFCNDEFFRNRSVLLNHMAREHAFNIGLPDNIANCNEFLCTLQKKLDNLQCLYCEKTFRDKNTLKDHMRKKQHRRINPKNREYDRFYVINYLELGKSWEEVQLEDDRELLDHQENDWSDWEERPDSAVCLFCEKQAETIEKLCVHMEEAHDFDLLKIKSELGLNFYQQVKLVNFIRRQIHQCRCYSCHVKFKSKAELRTHMEETKHTSLLPERKIRDQPEYYFPTYENDILLCTLSDSESDLTAQEQNGNITIISEDTSKLHALKQTSILNQLLLHEGLKN, encoded by the exons ATGGCTGCTCCCGAGACCCAGGGGGCTGCTGCCTGAGGGGAGGAGGACTGCAAGAGCAACCATAGAGAATCTGGGAGTGTCAGTTTTG GTAAGGATTATATCCTGGAGCTGCTTTCCCTGCCAGAAAGTCCAGGTGGCACCACCGCTTTAGAAGGTTCTCCATCTTGTGAGAACCTTGTATTTTCTGTGCCTTGTATTTTCTGTGAAGAACATTTTCCTATGGATGAACAAGACAAACTTCTGAAGCATATGATTATTGAACATAAGATGGTCACAGCTGATGTCAGGTTGGTTGCTGATTTCCAAAGGTACATTTTATATTGGAGGAAAAGGTTCACTGAACAGCCCGTTACAGATTTTTGTAGTGTGATAAGAATCAAATACACAGCTCCACTTGAAGAAGAAGACAATTACTTTTTGTTATGTGATGTTTTGCCAGAAGATAGAGTACTTAGAGAGGAACTTCAGaaacaaagactgaaagaaattctgaaacaacagcagcaagaaagaaatgataacaaTTTTCATGGTATTTGTATGTTTTGCAATGACGAGTTTTTCAGGAACAGATCTGTTCTTTTGAACCACATGGCCAGAGAACATGCTTTCAACATTGGCTTGCCAGACAACATTGCAAACTGCAATGAATTTCTGTGCACATTACAGAAAAAGCTTGACAACTTGCAGTGCTTATACTGTGAGAAGACCTTCAGGGACAAAAATACGCTTAAAGATCATATGAGGAAAAAACAGCATCGGAGAATCAATCCTAAGAACAGAGAATATGACCGATTTTATGTCATCAATTATTTGGAACTTGGAAAATCGTGGGAGGAAGTTCAGTTGGAAGATGATCGGGAGTTGCTAGACCATCAGGAAAACGACTGGTCTGATTGGGAAGAGCGCCCTGACTCTGCTGTCTGCCTATTTTGTGAAAAGCAAGCAGAAACAATTGAGAAATTATGTGTCCACATGGAGGAAGCACACGATTTTGATCTCCTCAAAATAAAGTCAGAACTTGGATTGAATTTCTATCAGCAAGTAAAATTGGTCAATTTCATTCGAAGGCAAATTCACCAATGTAGATGTTATAGTTGCCATGTGAAATTCAAGTCCAAAGCAGAGTTAAGGACTCACATGGAAGAGACTAAACATACATCACTGCTTCCTGAAAGAAAGATACGGGATCAACCAGAGTATTATTTTCCAACCTATGAAAACGATATTCTACTATGTACACTGTCTGACAGTGAAAGTGACCTGACAGCTcaggaacaaaatggaaatatcaccATCATCAGCGAAGATACATCTAAACTGCATGCTTTGAAACAAACCAGTATTTTGAACCAGTTGCTACTACATGAGGGCttgaaaaactag